One Flavobacterium sp. 90 DNA segment encodes these proteins:
- a CDS encoding GNAT family N-acetyltransferase, with protein sequence MKEPIETERLLLREIQMSDVDGMFELDSNPNVHLFVGNKPVKNIEESIDYVKNVQQQYKDFGIGRYAVILKETNEFLGWSGIKFITNEINNHKDFYEIGYRFIEKHWGKGYATEAGKAFIDHAFNVMKVDAVYAYADAGNENSRRILEKLGLRYVNSFEYDEELEVWYEMKNPNL encoded by the coding sequence ATGAAAGAGCCAATAGAAACAGAACGATTGCTTTTGAGAGAAATACAAATGTCAGATGTTGACGGAATGTTTGAATTGGATTCTAATCCAAACGTGCATCTTTTTGTTGGAAATAAACCCGTAAAAAATATCGAGGAAAGTATTGATTATGTCAAAAATGTTCAACAGCAATACAAAGACTTCGGAATTGGTCGTTATGCTGTTATTCTCAAAGAAACCAATGAATTTTTAGGCTGGTCCGGAATTAAGTTTATAACCAATGAAATCAATAATCATAAAGATTTTTATGAAATTGGATATCGTTTCATCGAAAAACATTGGGGAAAAGGATATGCAACTGAAGCTGGAAAAGCTTTTATAGATCACGCTTTTAATGTAATGAAAGTTGATGCTGTTTACGCTTATGCAGATGCAGGAAATGAAAACTCAAGAAGGATTCTGGAAAAGCTAGGTTTACGTTATGTAAACTCTTTTGAATATGACGAAGAATTGGAAGTTTGGTATGAAATGAAAAATCCAAACTTATAA
- the mtaB gene encoding tRNA (N(6)-L-threonylcarbamoyladenosine(37)-C(2))-methylthiotransferase MtaB produces the protein MENRKKVAFYTLGCKLNFSETSTIARNFNDEGFDRVDFEEVADIYVINTCSVTENADKQFKQVVKKAMKLNDKAFVAAVGCYAQLKPEELANVDGVDLVLGATEKFKITDYIHDLSKNDMGEVHSCEIAEADFYVGSYSIGDRTRAFLKVQDGCDYKCTYCTIPLARGISRSDALENVLQNAKEISAQNIKEIVLTGVNIGDYGKGEFGNKKHEHTFLDLVQALDKVEGIERLRISSIEPNLLKNETIDFVSKSRTFVPHFHIPLQSGSNDILKLMKRRYLREVYTERVNKIREVMPHACIGVDVIVGFPGETDEHFLETYHFLNEMDISYLHVFTYSERDNTEAANMSGIVPANVRAKRSKMLRGLSVKKRRAFYESQLGSNRTVLFESENKEGYIHGFTENYVKVKTPWNPELVNTLQEINLTKIDEDGSVRLEFLNKLAEA, from the coding sequence ATGGAAAATAGAAAAAAAGTTGCCTTTTATACGCTTGGTTGCAAATTGAATTTCTCAGAGACTTCTACAATTGCCAGAAACTTCAATGACGAAGGTTTTGATCGCGTTGATTTTGAAGAAGTGGCTGATATTTATGTTATCAATACCTGTTCAGTTACAGAAAATGCTGATAAGCAATTTAAGCAAGTCGTAAAAAAAGCAATGAAACTTAATGATAAAGCTTTTGTCGCTGCCGTAGGTTGTTACGCACAATTGAAACCAGAGGAATTAGCAAATGTTGATGGTGTTGATTTGGTTCTTGGAGCTACAGAAAAGTTTAAAATCACGGACTATATTCACGATTTGAGCAAAAACGATATGGGTGAAGTTCATTCCTGCGAAATTGCCGAAGCTGATTTCTACGTTGGTAGTTATTCTATTGGTGACAGAACTCGTGCTTTCCTGAAAGTTCAGGACGGTTGTGATTATAAATGTACGTATTGTACAATTCCATTAGCGAGAGGAATTTCAAGAAGTGATGCATTAGAAAATGTACTGCAAAATGCTAAAGAAATTTCGGCACAAAACATCAAAGAAATTGTTTTGACAGGAGTAAATATTGGAGATTACGGAAAAGGAGAATTCGGAAATAAAAAACACGAACATACATTTCTTGATTTAGTTCAGGCTTTGGATAAAGTGGAAGGAATTGAGCGTTTGAGAATTTCATCAATTGAGCCGAATTTATTGAAGAATGAAACAATTGATTTTGTTTCTAAAAGCAGAACTTTTGTACCTCATTTCCATATTCCGTTGCAATCAGGAAGCAATGATATTTTGAAATTAATGAAACGTCGTTACTTACGTGAAGTTTACACAGAAAGAGTAAACAAGATTCGCGAAGTAATGCCGCACGCTTGTATTGGTGTTGATGTTATTGTTGGTTTCCCTGGTGAAACTGATGAGCATTTTCTTGAAACTTACCATTTCCTGAATGAAATGGATATTTCTTATTTACACGTTTTCACTTATTCAGAAAGAGACAATACAGAAGCTGCAAATATGTCCGGAATTGTTCCTGCAAATGTGAGAGCTAAACGTAGTAAAATGTTACGTGGATTATCCGTTAAAAAACGTCGTGCTTTTTATGAAAGTCAATTAGGATCTAACAGAACGGTTTTATTCGAAAGTGAAAATAAAGAAGGATACATTCATGGTTTTACCGAAAATTACGTAAAAGTAAAAACGCCGTGGAATCCTGAATTAGTAAATACATTGCAAGAAATCAATTTGACAAAAATCGACGAAGATGGAAGTGTTCGTTTAGAGTTTTTAAATAAGTTAGCGGAAGCGTAG
- a CDS encoding 3-ketoacyl-ACP reductase, which yields MTDLKNKNALITGAGKGIGKAIAIALAEEGVNVILIARTQTDIDQLAIETSKLGVKSLALTADVSDINSINSAVEKALAEFGHIDILINNAGIGTFGNFLELEPSAWEKIIQVNLMGTYYTTRAVIPNMIERKTGDIINISSTAGLNGNALTSAYSASKFAVLGLTDSLMHEMRKHNIRVTALTPSTVATDLAIELKLTDGNPEKVMQSEDVAELIVAQLKLNRRVFIKNSSIWSTNP from the coding sequence ATGACAGACTTAAAAAATAAAAATGCGCTAATTACTGGTGCCGGAAAAGGAATTGGAAAAGCTATCGCCATTGCATTGGCAGAAGAAGGTGTAAACGTGATTTTGATTGCAAGAACTCAAACTGACATTGATCAACTAGCAATTGAAACTTCTAAACTAGGTGTGAAATCATTGGCTTTAACTGCTGATGTTTCTGATATTAATTCTATAAATAGCGCTGTAGAAAAGGCTCTAGCCGAATTTGGACATATTGATATTTTAATCAATAATGCCGGAATTGGTACTTTTGGAAATTTTCTGGAATTAGAACCTTCAGCCTGGGAGAAAATCATTCAGGTGAACCTAATGGGAACTTATTATACAACTCGTGCCGTTATCCCTAATATGATCGAAAGAAAAACAGGTGATATTATCAATATTTCTTCGACAGCAGGATTAAACGGAAATGCTTTGACGAGTGCTTATAGTGCGTCAAAATTTGCTGTTCTTGGATTAACTGATTCTTTGATGCACGAAATGAGAAAACACAACATTCGTGTTACGGCTTTAACTCCAAGTACGGTTGCAACTGATTTAGCTATCGAATTAAAATTAACTGATGGAAATCCTGAAAAAGTAATGCAATCTGAAGATGTTGCTGAATTGATCGTTGCGCAACTTAAATTAAACCGCAGAGTTTTTATAAAAAACAGCAGTATCTGGTCTACAAATCCTTAA
- a CDS encoding phospholipid scramblase-related protein has translation MNPILNQNLFLVKEHIGMFKAANNYDIYDPESNQIIMNCRENNLGFFTKILRFTEYKRATPFDIEITTASGEKIISVKRGVAIFRSTVEIFDEKDRLVGTFKQKFFTIGGKFEILDKNEKPVATLQGKWTGWDFKFSHENKQLAQVSKKWAGMGKELFTSADNYVLQIEENVAQDSPLRQLILAAIMCIDMVLKE, from the coding sequence ATGAATCCCATTTTAAATCAGAATTTATTTCTTGTAAAAGAACACATTGGAATGTTTAAAGCCGCTAACAATTATGATATTTACGATCCGGAAAGCAATCAAATCATAATGAATTGCAGAGAAAATAATCTCGGATTTTTTACCAAAATACTTCGTTTTACAGAATATAAAAGAGCGACACCTTTTGATATTGAAATCACAACGGCTTCCGGCGAGAAAATAATTTCTGTAAAACGTGGCGTTGCAATCTTTCGTTCGACTGTTGAAATTTTTGATGAGAAAGATCGTCTTGTTGGAACATTCAAACAAAAATTCTTTACTATTGGTGGGAAATTTGAAATTTTAGACAAAAACGAAAAACCTGTTGCTACTTTACAAGGAAAATGGACGGGATGGGATTTTAAATTCAGCCATGAAAATAAACAACTTGCTCAGGTTAGCAAAAAATGGGCAGGAATGGGTAAAGAGCTTTTTACAAGTGCTGACAATTATGTACTACAAATTGAAGAAAACGTAGCACAGGATTCTCCGCTTAGACAATTAATTCTTGCTGCTATAATGTGCATCGATATGGTTCTGAAAGAATAA
- a CDS encoding VWA domain-containing protein, translating to MKNVKLISLALSMLICFVVSAQEKTITGTISDESGQAIPGVTIQVKKTKIAAYSDFDGKYSIKAKKGDVLLFSFIGYKSQTETVADKNIIDVKLHEENQNMQEVVVTAYTGSKKNRKVTTQASYQTAKGVVAGVAVSSGYVQYDSNQNEAIRDASPILAKNEPLYILDGIPVKSEQFAKINPNDVQDVKVLKDKDATAVYGNKASNGVVVLETKSGIYKNLTEKELDAKLNILHPTPPVSTNQEDYDAFVENAFESPKTAPLSTFSIDVDNASYTNIRRFINNGQAVPKDAVRVEEMVNFFKYNYPQPKDQHPFSINTELSDSPWNTKNQILRIGLQGKNITTENLPASNMVFLIDVSGSMEDVNKLPLLIQSMKILVNELRAKDKVAIVVYAGAAGMVLPPTSGDEKETINDALENLQAGGSTAGGAGIELAYKIAAENFIKGGNNRVILATDGDFNVGSSSNSDMEKLIEQKRKTGVFLTCLGYGMGNYKDSKMETLADKGNGNYAYIDNIQEANRFLGKEFKGSMFAIAKDVKIQIEFNPKQVQAYRLIGYENRKLRPEDFKNDAIDAGELGSNHTVTALYEIIPAGVESDYLNQQPDALKYTKVQETGSNYSNELATIKFRYKKPDGDKSIEMVNVIENKSVALNKASDDFKFSTAVAWFGLKLRDSKLISNKSSDDILKLAKQGLSKDSEGYKAEFIRLVQSAI from the coding sequence ATGAAAAACGTAAAACTTATTTCATTAGCCCTTTCTATGCTTATATGTTTCGTAGTATCAGCACAGGAAAAAACAATTACAGGAACGATTTCAGATGAAAGCGGACAGGCAATTCCAGGTGTGACAATCCAGGTGAAAAAGACAAAAATAGCAGCATATAGTGATTTTGACGGAAAATATAGTATTAAGGCTAAAAAAGGCGATGTTTTATTGTTCAGCTTTATTGGATATAAATCTCAAACAGAAACTGTTGCAGACAAAAACATTATCGATGTTAAATTACATGAAGAAAATCAAAATATGCAAGAAGTTGTCGTTACTGCTTATACAGGTTCGAAAAAAAATAGAAAAGTAACTACTCAAGCTTCTTACCAAACGGCTAAGGGTGTAGTTGCCGGTGTTGCTGTTTCATCTGGATATGTTCAATACGATTCAAATCAAAATGAAGCAATTAGAGACGCATCACCAATTTTAGCTAAAAATGAACCTTTGTATATTCTTGATGGAATTCCAGTAAAGTCGGAACAATTTGCTAAAATTAATCCAAACGATGTTCAGGATGTTAAAGTTTTAAAAGATAAAGATGCAACAGCTGTTTATGGAAATAAAGCTTCAAATGGTGTTGTTGTTTTAGAAACTAAAAGCGGAATTTATAAAAATCTTACGGAGAAAGAACTTGATGCCAAATTGAATATTCTACATCCTACTCCACCAGTTTCGACAAATCAGGAAGATTATGACGCTTTTGTAGAAAATGCATTCGAAAGCCCAAAAACGGCACCTCTTTCTACTTTTTCTATCGATGTTGACAATGCTTCTTATACTAATATCAGACGTTTCATCAATAATGGACAAGCGGTTCCTAAAGACGCCGTTCGTGTTGAAGAAATGGTAAATTTCTTTAAATACAATTATCCTCAGCCAAAAGATCAGCATCCTTTTTCGATCAATACTGAATTAAGCGATTCTCCTTGGAATACAAAAAATCAGATCCTTAGAATTGGTTTGCAAGGAAAAAATATTACTACAGAGAATTTGCCGGCTTCAAATATGGTTTTCTTAATTGATGTTTCCGGTTCTATGGAAGATGTTAACAAACTGCCTTTATTAATACAATCCATGAAGATTCTGGTAAACGAATTAAGAGCAAAAGATAAAGTTGCAATCGTTGTTTATGCCGGAGCAGCCGGAATGGTTTTGCCTCCAACTTCCGGAGATGAGAAAGAAACTATAAATGATGCTTTAGAAAATTTACAAGCTGGAGGAAGTACTGCTGGTGGCGCCGGAATAGAATTGGCTTATAAAATTGCTGCAGAGAACTTTATTAAAGGCGGGAACAATCGAGTAATTCTGGCAACTGATGGTGATTTTAATGTTGGAAGTTCTTCAAATTCTGATATGGAAAAATTGATTGAACAAAAAAGAAAAACGGGGGTTTTCTTAACTTGTCTGGGCTACGGAATGGGGAATTATAAAGACAGTAAAATGGAAACCTTGGCCGATAAAGGAAACGGAAACTATGCTTATATTGATAATATTCAGGAAGCAAATCGTTTTTTAGGAAAAGAATTCAAAGGCTCGATGTTTGCTATTGCAAAAGATGTGAAAATCCAGATAGAATTTAATCCGAAACAAGTTCAGGCGTATCGTTTAATTGGATATGAAAACCGAAAACTACGTCCGGAAGATTTTAAAAACGACGCAATTGACGCAGGCGAATTAGGAAGTAATCATACTGTGACGGCTTTATACGAAATTATTCCGGCAGGTGTCGAAAGCGATTATCTGAACCAACAACCTGATGCTTTAAAATATACTAAAGTACAGGAAACCGGAAGTAATTATAGTAATGAACTTGCAACAATAAAATTTCGCTACAAAAAACCTGACGGCGATAAAAGTATCGAAATGGTAAATGTAATTGAGAACAAATCGGTTGCTTTAAACAAAGCTTCAGATGATTTTAAATTTAGTACTGCGGTTGCATGGTTTGGATTGAAATTGAGAGATTCAAAACTTATTTCGAATAAATCGTCTGATGACATTCTAAAATTAGCAAAACAAGGATTATCAAAAGATTCTGAAGGTTATAAGGCCGAATTTATTCGTCTTGTTCAATCGGCGATATAG
- a CDS encoding sigma-70 family RNA polymerase sigma factor has protein sequence MNRDAQRQVYEHMAPKLYRVCKRYLKKEEEIEEAMADAFYTIFTKLEQLKEVLAFEAWARKITVNHCLATIKKNTNFNMYLDDVKLLAQPFTEEVNALEEEDLLNLLNHIPDGCKTVFNLFVIEGFGHKEIAAMLNISEGTSKSQLNAAKTKLKDLVNKLYYQKAK, from the coding sequence ATGAACCGCGATGCTCAGCGTCAGGTTTATGAGCATATGGCTCCAAAATTGTATCGCGTTTGCAAACGATACCTTAAAAAGGAAGAAGAAATCGAAGAGGCTATGGCTGACGCTTTCTACACCATATTCACAAAACTGGAACAACTCAAAGAAGTTCTGGCTTTTGAGGCTTGGGCGCGAAAAATAACCGTCAACCATTGTTTGGCAACTATCAAGAAGAATACAAATTTCAACATGTATCTTGATGATGTCAAATTGCTTGCGCAACCTTTTACAGAAGAAGTTAACGCTTTAGAAGAAGAAGATTTACTGAATTTACTAAACCATATTCCGGACGGCTGTAAAACTGTTTTCAACCTTTTTGTCATAGAAGGTTTTGGACATAAAGAAATAGCTGCAATGCTAAATATTTCCGAAGGCACATCGAAATCACAATTGAATGCCGCAAAAACCAAGCTAAAGGATTTAGTAAACAAATTGTATTATCAAAAAGCAAAGTAG
- a CDS encoding PPK2 family polyphosphate kinase, with protein MKSIDPKDFKVTDKIKLSKIPTLLDIDADSDEKEAKLDKVQAKLSDLQDVMYAHNKYSVLICLQGMDTSGKDSLIREVFKEFNPRGVVVHSFKTPNSSELEHDYLWRHYIALPEKGKFAIFNRTHYENVLVTRVHPEYILGENLPGINSVDDITPKFWENRIKQINNFEKHISQNGTIVLKFFLHLSKEEQRERLLRRLEEGKHNWKFSPGDLKEREHWKEYQEYYEEAINKTSTDYAPWYIVPADDKEMARYIVAKIIWEEMQKHTDIKEPELDDKIKANIEMYKQQLKKEP; from the coding sequence ATGAAATCTATTGATCCGAAAGATTTTAAAGTTACAGATAAAATAAAGTTATCGAAGATTCCGACTTTGCTGGATATCGATGCTGATAGTGACGAAAAAGAAGCCAAACTAGATAAAGTGCAGGCTAAATTGAGTGATTTGCAAGATGTGATGTATGCACATAATAAGTATAGTGTTTTGATTTGCCTGCAAGGAATGGACACTTCGGGAAAGGATAGTTTGATCAGGGAAGTTTTTAAGGAATTTAATCCGCGTGGAGTTGTGGTGCATAGTTTTAAAACGCCAAATTCGTCTGAACTGGAACACGATTATTTATGGAGACATTATATTGCGTTGCCGGAAAAAGGGAAGTTTGCCATTTTTAACCGTACGCATTATGAGAATGTTTTGGTTACGCGTGTGCATCCGGAATATATTTTGGGGGAGAATTTGCCGGGAATTAATTCGGTTGATGATATCACACCAAAATTTTGGGAAAACAGAATTAAGCAAATCAATAATTTCGAAAAGCATATTTCGCAAAACGGAACTATTGTCTTAAAATTCTTTTTGCATTTGAGTAAAGAGGAGCAAAGAGAACGTTTGTTACGCCGTTTGGAAGAAGGAAAACACAATTGGAAGTTTTCGCCGGGAGATTTGAAAGAACGTGAACACTGGAAAGAATATCAGGAATATTATGAGGAAGCAATAAACAAAACGTCGACTGATTATGCGCCTTGGTATATTGTTCCTGCCGATGATAAAGAAATGGCACGATATATTGTAGCCAAAATTATCTGGGAAGAAATGCAGAAACATACGGATATTAAGGAACCGGAATTGGACGATAAGATTAAAGCCAATATCGAAATGTATAAACAACAATTGAAAAAAGAGCCATAA
- a CDS encoding cytochrome c peroxidase has translation MKKIYCLLFLVTFVACQKKNKHQEVNELFQSDITLLIEKVAKLKYSVQEDSTEAQIQRQFLEAHQNYKKVEMISEYYSPAVSKSINGPAIPEFEENDKVTVQAEGFQVIEELVFPKYNRASKKELLQELGVLSANLTRLVKVSSSNELTDAHVFDAMRLEVYRIITLGITGFDSPVVLNSLPEAFVSLETIEKYYKVYLEDKSVSDAKQVLAVLEKGKKYLKNNKNFNAFDRAYFIKEIANPLSRGLYKTQSELGISLMKEQRGLKVTAQTLFDKDAFDPEAFSGFPDYKTTSEKIALGKKLFNDPILSGNNTRSCASCHHADKAFTDGLETAVSLDGKSMIQRNTPTLNNIAFQRVFFADSRVSYLEDQAVAVIKNENEMHGSLEKSALAIQKKAGYVKEFEKAFPKGEINEFAIKNALASYIRSLSHYDSKFDGYMQNKATFTADEKAGFNLFAGKAKCATCHFIPLTNGTVPPNFDRSESEILGVPNKNKKLDGDLGKFVITGAAIHKYSFKTPTIRNIELTAPYMHNGVYKTMEEVIDFYNEGGGLGKGFDLPNQTLPEDKLNLSDQEKKQLIAFMRTLTDRTFVEERE, from the coding sequence ATGAAAAAAATATATTGTTTGTTATTCTTAGTAACATTTGTTGCTTGTCAGAAAAAAAACAAACATCAGGAAGTAAATGAATTGTTTCAGTCAGATATTACTTTATTGATCGAAAAAGTCGCCAAACTTAAATATTCGGTACAAGAAGATTCTACCGAAGCACAGATTCAGAGACAATTTCTGGAAGCACATCAGAATTATAAAAAGGTCGAAATGATAAGTGAGTATTATTCGCCCGCAGTTTCTAAATCGATCAACGGACCAGCAATCCCGGAGTTCGAAGAAAATGATAAAGTGACCGTTCAGGCCGAAGGTTTTCAGGTTATTGAGGAATTGGTTTTTCCGAAATATAACAGAGCGAGCAAAAAAGAGTTACTTCAGGAATTGGGCGTTTTATCAGCAAATTTAACTCGGTTAGTAAAAGTTTCAAGTTCTAATGAATTGACAGATGCGCACGTTTTTGATGCGATGCGATTAGAAGTTTACAGAATTATTACTTTAGGAATTACCGGTTTTGATTCTCCTGTTGTTTTAAATTCACTTCCGGAAGCATTCGTTTCTTTAGAAACAATCGAAAAATATTATAAGGTTTATCTCGAAGATAAGTCAGTTTCCGATGCAAAACAAGTTCTTGCAGTTTTAGAAAAAGGCAAGAAGTATTTAAAAAACAACAAAAATTTCAATGCTTTTGATCGCGCTTATTTTATCAAAGAAATCGCGAATCCGTTAAGTCGTGGATTGTATAAAACACAATCTGAATTGGGAATTTCATTAATGAAAGAACAAAGGGGTTTGAAAGTAACAGCACAAACTTTATTTGACAAAGACGCTTTTGATCCCGAAGCTTTTTCGGGTTTCCCCGATTATAAAACAACGTCCGAAAAAATTGCTTTAGGGAAAAAGTTGTTCAATGATCCTATTTTATCCGGAAACAATACGCGTTCTTGCGCTTCGTGTCATCACGCCGATAAAGCGTTTACGGATGGTTTGGAAACAGCGGTTTCATTAGACGGAAAATCAATGATTCAGCGTAATACGCCAACATTAAATAATATCGCTTTTCAACGTGTGTTTTTTGCAGATTCGCGAGTAAGTTATCTCGAAGATCAGGCTGTTGCCGTAATAAAAAACGAAAATGAAATGCATGGTTCTCTGGAGAAATCTGCTTTGGCGATTCAAAAGAAAGCTGGTTATGTAAAGGAATTCGAGAAAGCTTTTCCGAAAGGAGAAATCAATGAATTTGCAATCAAAAATGCTTTAGCATCTTACATTCGTTCGTTAAGTCATTACGATTCAAAGTTCGACGGATATATGCAAAACAAAGCAACCTTTACAGCCGATGAAAAAGCAGGATTTAATCTGTTTGCCGGAAAAGCCAAATGTGCAACTTGCCATTTTATCCCATTAACAAACGGAACTGTTCCGCCAAATTTTGACAGATCTGAAAGTGAGATTTTAGGCGTTCCCAATAAAAATAAAAAGCTAGATGGCGATTTAGGAAAATTTGTGATTACGGGAGCAGCGATTCATAAATACTCATTCAAAACTCCGACGATTAGAAATATTGAACTTACAGCGCCTTATATGCATAATGGTGTTTATAAAACGATGGAAGAAGTGATAGATTTTTATAATGAAGGCGGAGGTTTAGGTAAAGGTTTCGATCTCCCAAACCAAACTTTACCCGAAGATAAATTGAACCTGTCAGATCAAGAAAAAAAGCAGTTGATTGCTTTTATGAGAACGTTGACGGATAGGACGTTTGTGGAGGAAAGAGAATAG
- a CDS encoding porin family protein: MNIYKLVLLITIFLVSLISSKVTAQSPLPIHVGIKGGSNYSELPVTDGFSSKYAAGYFVGAMGRFDFKRFYIQNELLYSEKSSKIEKTSLTTSGNAKWRSLEMPLLIGYKVIDLSTLNVRVFGGGVYSYVLDENISSLNQLKNSYTKFNKSNIGYQVGAGVEMWKFTLDFVYQGGLNNLSKDFNSKTDSFNVSVGYFFL; the protein is encoded by the coding sequence ATGAACATTTACAAATTAGTATTACTAATCACTATTTTCTTAGTGAGTTTGATTTCCTCAAAAGTTACAGCACAATCTCCGCTTCCAATTCATGTGGGGATAAAAGGAGGTTCTAATTATTCTGAATTGCCGGTTACAGATGGCTTTAGCTCAAAATATGCAGCGGGTTATTTTGTGGGAGCAATGGGAAGATTCGATTTTAAAAGATTCTATATTCAAAATGAACTCTTGTATAGTGAGAAGTCTTCGAAAATTGAGAAAACTTCATTGACAACTTCTGGAAATGCAAAATGGAGAAGTCTCGAAATGCCTTTGTTAATAGGTTACAAAGTAATTGATCTTTCGACTTTGAATGTGAGAGTTTTTGGAGGAGGAGTTTATTCTTATGTTCTGGATGAAAATATTTCGTCATTAAATCAACTTAAAAACTCTTATACAAAATTCAACAAATCTAATATTGGTTATCAGGTTGGAGCAGGAGTCGAAATGTGGAAATTTACCTTAGATTTCGTTTATCAAGGCGGACTGAATAATCTAAGTAAAGACTTTAATTCTAAAACAGATTCCTTTAATGTAAGTGTTGGATATTTTTTCCTATAA
- a CDS encoding histidine kinase — protein sequence MTIKYKNRHWIFLIFFWFILGITIWAQLIADYGIMSAIRQSFLILLSAIVLAHFLSDVMLPKALRKNKMTLFAVQAFVVVLLLSFCLAVIYAVFSDSHTRNRLYPEEANMATIEFLWARFCGSIPAALLICGTACGLRFYQEHNVIERNHAELKQVHLEAQIKILQDQINPHLMFNILNHIHILMQSNVELASVLLVQFSDILRYQLYECNKEYVALHLEIKYLKDLIAVEETRWGNELEVKSKWNIEDGHLQIVPLLLVPLIENAFKHVSRLPNHKGYVHLSCEQINKQLIFKIENSYTEQYKVPSKNQGLGLENVKKRLSIQYPEKHHLEIKNTDSDFTVKVILDLK from the coding sequence ATGACTATAAAATATAAAAACCGGCATTGGATATTTTTAATCTTTTTCTGGTTCATACTTGGTATTACGATTTGGGCGCAATTGATAGCTGATTATGGAATAATGTCGGCTATACGTCAGTCGTTTTTAATATTATTAAGCGCTATTGTTTTGGCACATTTTCTTAGTGATGTAATGCTTCCTAAGGCATTACGCAAAAACAAAATGACACTATTTGCAGTACAGGCTTTTGTTGTAGTGCTGCTTTTGTCCTTTTGTCTGGCTGTGATTTATGCTGTTTTTTCCGATTCGCACACACGTAACCGACTATATCCGGAAGAAGCAAATATGGCTACTATTGAGTTTTTGTGGGCTCGTTTTTGCGGAAGCATTCCAGCTGCACTTTTGATTTGTGGAACCGCTTGCGGACTTCGATTTTATCAGGAACATAATGTGATCGAAAGAAATCACGCCGAATTAAAACAAGTTCACTTAGAAGCTCAGATAAAAATCTTGCAAGATCAAATCAATCCGCATTTGATGTTTAATATCTTGAATCATATTCACATTTTGATGCAAAGCAACGTCGAATTAGCTTCGGTATTACTAGTTCAGTTTTCGGATATTTTAAGGTATCAATTATATGAATGTAATAAAGAATACGTTGCGTTGCATCTTGAAATTAAATACCTGAAAGATTTAATTGCCGTAGAAGAAACCCGTTGGGGAAATGAATTAGAGGTAAAAAGCAAATGGAATATCGAAGACGGTCATCTTCAGATTGTACCTTTACTTTTGGTTCCATTAATAGAAAATGCTTTTAAACATGTATCAAGACTTCCAAACCATAAAGGATACGTGCATTTATCATGCGAACAAATAAATAAACAACTGATTTTTAAAATAGAAAACTCTTATACAGAACAATACAAAGTTCCTTCTAAAAATCAAGGTTTAGGGCTCGAAAACGTCAAAAAAAGATTATCGATTCAATATCCCGAAAAACATCATTTAGAGATAAAAAATACAGATTCAGATTTTACCGTAAAAGTGATCTTAGACTTAAAATAA